In Bifidobacterium sp. ESL0745, one DNA window encodes the following:
- a CDS encoding ATP-binding protein, protein MFVGREHELETMQRLYESNKFEMIVVYGRRRVGKTALIDQFTSDKRTLYFTATQQSTQLNLTEFTRTACRFFDEPESTPTFASWRAAFDFILRRTQREKAEGAKPYVFVFDEFPYAAQAEPGLPSTLQIAIDHGFKSTGVTMILSGSNEGFMESRVLGGKSPLYGRRTAQIKLKPFDYYDAGKFLPDTPNEERVEYYAAFGGTPYYLAAIDPSASFSDNVKRLMFDQLGLIYDEPMMLLREEMREPALYNSVLQAIANGNSTPKRIAEHAGMEVSSASQYLRTLVDLGLVERKIPFGDNPQKSRKGMYVIADPFFAYWFRFVGPNVDAIERGIGAQAAENNALGEAFFTYVGQQFENICLQWAVRRDGTDDLPFFATQFGKWWGNDPVAKEQTDIDMVAANPTSGQILLGECKWRNSFDESDAIAKLQARTGLVPGFPAEKTQYILFGKREVDKATRKRFEGNGTMRFVSTDDLYRP, encoded by the coding sequence TGATCGACCAATTCACAAGCGACAAACGAACGTTGTATTTCACCGCGACGCAACAAAGCACCCAGCTCAATCTGACGGAATTCACCCGTACGGCATGCAGGTTTTTCGATGAACCCGAAAGCACCCCTACCTTCGCCTCGTGGAGGGCAGCGTTCGATTTCATTCTCAGACGAACCCAACGCGAAAAGGCAGAAGGCGCCAAACCGTACGTATTCGTTTTCGACGAGTTCCCCTATGCTGCACAAGCGGAACCCGGCCTGCCTTCTACCTTGCAAATCGCCATCGATCACGGCTTCAAAAGCACGGGGGTGACGATGATTCTCTCCGGAAGCAATGAAGGGTTCATGGAAAGCAGGGTGCTCGGCGGCAAAAGCCCGCTGTACGGCCGACGCACGGCGCAGATCAAGCTGAAGCCTTTCGATTACTACGATGCCGGCAAATTCCTGCCCGACACCCCCAACGAGGAACGGGTGGAATATTACGCCGCCTTCGGGGGCACCCCCTATTATCTTGCGGCAATTGACCCCTCGGCCAGCTTCAGCGACAATGTGAAGCGACTGATGTTCGACCAGCTGGGCCTGATCTACGATGAGCCGATGATGCTGCTGCGCGAGGAAATGCGCGAACCAGCCCTCTACAATTCCGTGCTTCAGGCCATTGCCAACGGCAACTCAACGCCCAAACGTATCGCCGAACACGCTGGTATGGAGGTATCGAGCGCCTCGCAATACCTCCGCACGCTTGTCGATCTTGGCCTGGTCGAGCGCAAAATCCCGTTCGGGGACAACCCACAGAAATCGCGGAAGGGGATGTATGTCATCGCCGATCCGTTCTTCGCCTATTGGTTCCGTTTCGTCGGGCCGAACGTCGACGCCATCGAAAGGGGCATCGGCGCGCAGGCGGCGGAGAACAACGCGTTGGGCGAGGCGTTCTTTACCTACGTGGGGCAGCAATTCGAAAACATCTGCCTGCAATGGGCGGTGCGCCGTGACGGAACGGACGATCTGCCGTTTTTCGCCACACAATTCGGCAAGTGGTGGGGCAACGACCCCGTGGCCAAGGAACAGACGGACATCGACATGGTGGCGGCAAATCCGACAAGCGGGCAGATCCTTCTCGGGGAATGCAAATGGCGCAACTCCTTCGACGAGAGCGACGCCATCGCAAAACTGCAGGCTCGGACGGGCTTGGTTCCGGGATTCCCAGCCGAAAAAACGCAATACATCCTGTTCGGCAAACGCGAGGTCGACAAAGCCACGCGCAAACGATTCGAGGGCAACGGCACCATGCGGTTCGTCTCCACAGACGACCTGTACAGACCGTAA
- a CDS encoding InlB B-repeat-containing protein: MWYGRASIVEFNLNGATSGNTPVKLAGPWPDKPTIALPSLSGIGKTGYRAAGWDESASAVSPTYRSGEAYTPTSSLTLYAVWQRLEKPQYDAGLVTPGMGGGSVGVVKISGSVPIGAGKPVLATGDSLDVRLMPQNDQASIADNAGTAATLTSFDKGTGKWAATVPVSVLAAADTVGKGASYMFRARLTTVSDGDSDYSFSSPVMADVVAPAFKANSLKFDQRVRTVSGNALSSGDTGVQTARTGETYFTVRVTWPSGSSTTSTTLTCVDGVASGTAASVPGTTCPASGATDGAFTLGIPQGVMLKNNASLTVEDHPNTDVPTLTGKGTPNVSLASTLDITAETVSSLPMTGYTKPWWTQTWFYALFAAAGVAVVNIVLRRRSLSGTNVLSC, translated from the coding sequence ATGTGGTATGGGCGGGCATCTATCGTTGAATTCAATCTGAACGGTGCCACTAGTGGGAATACTCCTGTAAAACTTGCCGGTCCGTGGCCTGACAAACCGACCATTGCATTGCCGTCGCTTTCGGGAATCGGCAAAACAGGTTATCGAGCGGCTGGCTGGGATGAAAGTGCAAGTGCCGTCAGTCCAACGTATCGATCGGGTGAAGCCTACACGCCAACGAGCAGCCTGACTCTATACGCTGTTTGGCAGAGGCTTGAGAAGCCTCAGTATGATGCCGGATTGGTGACACCAGGGATGGGCGGCGGTTCGGTCGGCGTGGTGAAGATAAGCGGAAGTGTGCCCATTGGTGCAGGTAAGCCCGTGCTTGCGACCGGTGATTCGTTGGATGTCCGTCTGATGCCGCAAAACGATCAGGCTTCCATTGCCGATAATGCTGGCACTGCGGCGACGTTAACCTCATTTGATAAGGGAACCGGCAAATGGGCGGCGACGGTCCCGGTTTCGGTTCTTGCTGCTGCGGATACGGTCGGGAAGGGTGCCTCCTACATGTTCAGGGCGCGGCTGACGACGGTCAGTGATGGTGATTCCGATTACAGTTTCTCTTCGCCGGTCATGGCAGATGTGGTTGCGCCCGCGTTCAAAGCGAATTCGTTGAAGTTCGACCAGCGTGTGCGCACGGTCTCCGGCAATGCGTTGAGTTCAGGCGACACTGGAGTGCAGACGGCGCGCACTGGTGAAACATATTTCACGGTGAGGGTGACTTGGCCTTCCGGTTCCTCCACGACTTCCACGACGCTCACCTGTGTGGATGGTGTGGCTTCAGGTACAGCCGCATCTGTTCCGGGAACAACGTGCCCAGCGTCGGGGGCGACGGATGGTGCCTTCACATTGGGAATTCCACAGGGTGTAATGCTCAAGAACAATGCAAGTTTGACGGTTGAGGATCATCCAAATACTGATGTGCCCACATTGACAGGCAAGGGAACGCCGAACGTCTCGTTGGCCTCGACGCTGGATATTACCGCCGAAACCGTGTCCTCGCTGCCGATGACTGGCTACACCAAGCCGTGGTGGACGCAGACGTGGTTCTACGCGCTCTTTGCGGCCGCCGGCGTCGCCGTTGTCAACATTGTCTTACGTCGCCGCTCCCTGAGCGGAACCAATGTCCTGTCATGCTGA
- a CDS encoding type II toxin-antitoxin system YafQ family toxin — protein MYEISFSKEFLRDAKRLKRKHYDMSRLYEVFHILGQGDTDTWRRRYRDHQLKGNLKQYRELHVAADWLLIYRIDVTARNCLSP, from the coding sequence ATGTATGAAATCTCCTTCTCCAAGGAGTTCCTGCGCGATGCCAAGCGTTTGAAGCGCAAGCACTACGATATGAGTAGACTGTATGAGGTCTTTCATATTCTTGGACAAGGTGATACTGACACTTGGCGCCGCCGATACCGCGATCATCAGCTTAAGGGAAACCTCAAGCAGTATCGGGAGCTACACGTCGCTGCTGACTGGCTGTTGATTTATCGCATTGATGTGACGGCAAGGAACTGCTTATCGCCATGA
- a CDS encoding type II toxin-antitoxin system RelB/DinJ family antitoxin — protein sequence MAQAASQQTRIQVRTDKTLKEQAVKVFAGMGIDLTAAINMFLSQAVKEGGMPFRPTSLTPLEKSVRKAENSGFVYAGNADAARRMIEDV from the coding sequence ATGGCACAGGCAGCATCGCAGCAGACACGTATTCAGGTGCGTACGGACAAAACGTTGAAAGAGCAGGCTGTCAAGGTGTTTGCCGGTATGGGCATCGACTTGACGGCTGCTATCAACATGTTTCTCTCTCAGGCTGTCAAGGAAGGTGGCATGCCCTTCCGTCCCACCTCGCTGACACCGCTTGAAAAGTCGGTGCGTAAGGCTGAGAACAGCGGATTTGTGTATGCCGGAAATGCAGATGCCGCCCGAAGGATGATTGAAGATGTATGA
- a CDS encoding homoserine kinase, whose protein sequence is MMPKVRQVKVRVPATSANLGSGFDTVGLALDYHDELTFTINEDEPIDDQRNRNDRDHQVNHDGQHIRSGETGQLGQQSRRSERNAHDFPDTAAKVIIHGEGERTLPRDETHLVVSAFRRACEAFGLRRFGFTLEAQNNIPQARGMGSSAEAIVAGIAAAATFAQGDADFNRETIFQMAASMEGHPDNVAPAVYGGLTVSWNFETAEGVDSVAIPGGEQLRAGFHTVNYPVAKAMTAAVFVPDFELSTQKAREALPQKLPYKDAVFNISRVALLPAAMNPVGLRGDSVGESQDGESSVRDNEDNPDSRTISTGSNLQSRHGSIADCDLSPQFQQDQHDDNLAIASRSNALFFAATQDRLHQPYRKGLMAPSWKLIETLRSKGFAAAVSGAGPCVLVLHYGDASAQIDEVAAPQLKSGHWRVLHLPVSAQGVEVELS, encoded by the coding sequence ATGATGCCGAAAGTGCGGCAGGTCAAGGTGCGGGTGCCGGCCACAAGCGCGAATCTCGGTTCCGGTTTCGACACCGTCGGTTTGGCGCTGGATTATCACGACGAGCTTACTTTTACGATTAATGAAGATGAACCGATTGATGATCAGCGGAATCGAAACGACCGGGATCACCAAGTAAATCACGATGGCCAACACATCCGATCCGGCGAGACCGGCCAATTAGGACAGCAAAGTCGACGCAGTGAACGTAATGCGCACGATTTTCCTGACACCGCCGCCAAGGTGATCATCCACGGCGAAGGTGAGCGCACCTTGCCCCGTGACGAAACACATCTGGTCGTTTCGGCCTTCCGTCGTGCGTGCGAGGCATTCGGCCTGCGCCGTTTCGGCTTTACTCTTGAGGCACAGAACAACATTCCGCAGGCTCGTGGCATGGGTTCGTCGGCCGAGGCCATCGTCGCCGGCATCGCCGCCGCTGCCACTTTTGCGCAAGGCGACGCCGATTTCAACCGCGAAACGATTTTCCAGATGGCCGCTTCGATGGAAGGCCATCCCGACAACGTGGCCCCCGCGGTTTACGGCGGCCTTACGGTTTCGTGGAATTTCGAGACTGCGGAAGGCGTAGACTCCGTAGCTATCCCCGGCGGCGAACAGCTGCGTGCCGGATTCCACACCGTCAACTATCCGGTGGCGAAAGCCATGACCGCCGCCGTTTTCGTCCCCGATTTCGAGCTTTCCACGCAAAAGGCGCGCGAGGCCTTGCCCCAGAAGCTGCCGTACAAGGATGCGGTGTTCAACATCTCCCGTGTCGCGCTGCTCCCGGCCGCGATGAATCCGGTGGGTCTTCGCGGCGATTCGGTTGGCGAATCGCAAGACGGTGAATCATCTGTTCGTGATAATGAAGATAATCCTGATTCGCGCACGATTTCTACCGGTAGCAATCTTCAATCCCGACACGGGAGCATCGCAGATTGTGATTTGTCTCCCCAGTTTCAGCAAGATCAGCACGACGATAATCTCGCCATCGCTTCGCGTTCCAATGCCCTGTTTTTCGCCGCTACGCAAGACAGGCTCCATCAGCCTTATCGCAAAGGACTAATGGCCCCCTCATGGAAGCTGATTGAAACCTTGCGCTCCAAGGGTTTTGCCGCCGCCGTCTCCGGAGCCGGCCCGTGCGTCCTGGTTCTTCACTATGGCGACGCCTCCGCGCAAATCGACGAAGTCGCCGCCCCCCAGCTGAAAAGTGGCCATTGGCGTGTCCTCCATCTTCCCGTGAGTGCACAGGGTGTTGAGGTCGAACTTTCCTAA
- a CDS encoding homoserine dehydrogenase — MGQVEGLLRRHAQEDRDDNNQTEVPSKGIHNSLTPIRVGLLGVGTVGSQVARILTEQKDELQQRIGQPLEISGIACRDPEKVTFPWIDKTLLTTDTKYVATHSDILVELIGGLEPARTLVLKALDSGASVVTANKALLAKYGPEIYRAAEEDGVDIYFEAAVGGAIPLIRPLRESLVGDKVLSVLGILNGTTNYILDEMTTKGLDFEIALKDAQAKGYAEADPTGDIEGEDAANKAAIVASLAFHTPVSIDDVTMEGITSITADDIALAKAEHKVIKLLAVVTSDENGVSARVYPALIPNGHPLASVHGSYNAAFVHAQAADDLMFYGRGAGGAPTASAVMGDVVTVARHIVQGGTGPQISMYQNLPKAPLSASHAAFAVRFRVCDRPGILAAISKTFADHNVSINGINQDLKPTPHDPGYSGELQTLRVVTHQCSETTLRETVDDVCKFDFVIGEPSILREM, encoded by the coding sequence ATGGGTCAGGTGGAAGGTTTGTTGCGGCGACATGCGCAGGAAGATCGGGACGATAACAATCAAACGGAAGTCCCGTCCAAGGGGATTCACAACAGCTTGACCCCGATCCGCGTGGGTCTTTTGGGCGTTGGAACCGTCGGTTCGCAAGTCGCGAGAATACTTACCGAGCAGAAGGACGAGCTTCAGCAGCGCATCGGCCAGCCGCTCGAAATCTCCGGAATCGCCTGCCGGGACCCCGAAAAGGTCACTTTCCCCTGGATCGACAAAACACTGCTCACCACCGATACCAAATACGTCGCCACCCATAGCGACATTCTGGTCGAGCTCATCGGCGGCCTCGAACCGGCACGAACGCTGGTATTGAAGGCGCTCGACAGCGGCGCCTCCGTGGTCACCGCCAACAAGGCGCTGCTGGCGAAATATGGCCCTGAAATCTATCGTGCGGCCGAAGAAGATGGCGTCGATATCTACTTCGAGGCGGCCGTAGGCGGTGCGATTCCGCTGATTCGTCCTTTGCGCGAATCGTTGGTCGGCGACAAGGTCTTGAGCGTTCTGGGCATCCTCAACGGCACTACGAACTATATTCTTGACGAGATGACCACCAAGGGTCTCGATTTCGAGATTGCGCTGAAGGATGCGCAGGCCAAGGGCTACGCCGAGGCCGATCCGACCGGCGACATCGAGGGTGAGGACGCCGCGAACAAAGCGGCGATCGTCGCCTCGCTCGCGTTCCATACGCCGGTGAGCATCGATGACGTCACGATGGAAGGTATTACAAGTATCACCGCCGACGACATCGCCCTCGCCAAGGCCGAGCACAAGGTCATCAAGCTCCTCGCCGTCGTCACCAGCGACGAAAACGGTGTTTCCGCGCGCGTCTATCCGGCGCTTATTCCCAATGGCCACCCGCTTGCCAGCGTCCACGGCAGCTACAATGCGGCCTTCGTGCATGCGCAGGCGGCCGACGACCTGATGTTCTATGGCCGTGGCGCAGGTGGCGCCCCCACGGCTTCGGCGGTCATGGGTGATGTGGTCACCGTCGCCCGCCATATCGTCCAGGGCGGCACCGGCCCGCAGATCTCGATGTACCAGAACCTGCCCAAGGCTCCGTTGAGCGCTTCCCACGCCGCGTTCGCCGTGCGCTTCCGCGTCTGCGACCGCCCCGGCATCCTCGCCGCGATTTCCAAGACTTTCGCCGATCACAATGTTTCCATCAACGGCATCAACCAGGACTTGAAGCCTACCCCGCACGACCCCGGCTATTCGGGCGAGCTGCAGACCCTGCGCGTGGTGACGCATCAGTGCAGCGAAACCACCCTGCGCGAGACGGTCGATGACGTCTGCAAGTTCGATTTCGTCATTGGCGAGCCCTCGATTCTGCGTGAGATGTAA
- a CDS encoding diaminopimelate decarboxylase: protein MGITPIWPEATAFNKDGELMFHGHSAASLLDEFGSPLYLIDTDEVRNRARKFVAAAAKAFNTNTTHVSFAGKAFLSKEIVRIVTQAGMHVDTCSMGEIKIALAAGAPGRRLVLHGNNKSDEEIELAIKEGFSKIVVDSPDEPARIAAIAHRLGKRARVMLRVTSGIHAGGHEYISTAHEDQKFGVPLLPAGVGPEMLDILGKLGNENIGDRDGNGNDSAANAGSENGCGRSNANHSIVDAGSASSENHVSPVTADSGLVAGSTYTPKLDYSVKYPYDMSHVKVSDEDRELAEAMNAVADGPALAVLKDIYSRQEDLELVGIHSHIGSQIHDANAFIEAARRMMLLRKTFYATDACTMPEVDLGGGYSVAYTDAEDSMDIDAELGRLAQAVTSINKALGMPAPVISFEPGRWIVAPAGVTLYRVGTIKHVALPKGTKDEAGNPIDERTYVSVDGGMSDNIRPALYGADYTALLANRDCGGAKDENGNLKDSMLARVVGMHCESGDILVKECHLPRDLKRGDILAIPVTGAYGRTMASNYNQALIPAVVAVSGKDAHLMLRRQTIDDLLALDVS from the coding sequence ATGGGCATCACTCCGATTTGGCCGGAAGCGACGGCGTTCAATAAAGACGGTGAACTGATGTTCCATGGCCACAGCGCCGCATCGCTGCTGGATGAGTTCGGTTCGCCGCTCTACCTGATCGACACCGACGAAGTGCGCAATCGCGCGCGAAAGTTCGTTGCCGCGGCTGCCAAAGCCTTCAATACCAACACCACCCATGTCAGCTTCGCGGGCAAGGCGTTCCTCTCCAAGGAGATTGTGCGCATCGTCACTCAGGCCGGCATGCACGTCGACACCTGTTCGATGGGGGAGATCAAGATCGCGCTCGCCGCCGGCGCTCCAGGCCGCAGACTCGTGCTGCATGGCAACAACAAATCCGACGAAGAGATTGAACTGGCCATCAAAGAAGGCTTCTCGAAAATCGTCGTGGATTCGCCCGATGAACCCGCCCGCATCGCCGCCATCGCCCATCGCTTGGGCAAGCGTGCCCGCGTGATGCTGCGCGTCACCTCCGGCATCCACGCCGGTGGCCACGAATACATCTCCACCGCGCACGAGGACCAGAAGTTCGGCGTGCCGCTGCTGCCGGCCGGCGTTGGCCCGGAAATGCTTGATATTCTTGGCAAACTCGGCAATGAAAATATAGGCGACAGGGACGGCAATGGCAATGATTCTGCCGCAAATGCCGGTTCTGAGAATGGCTGCGGTAGGAGCAACGCTAACCATTCCATTGTCGACGCCGGTAGTGCTAGCTCGGAAAATCACGTAAGCCCGGTCACCGCCGATTCCGGCCTCGTTGCCGGTTCCACATATACGCCCAAGCTCGATTACTCCGTCAAATACCCTTACGACATGAGCCATGTCAAGGTCTCCGACGAGGACCGCGAACTTGCCGAGGCCATGAACGCCGTGGCGGATGGTCCGGCGCTCGCGGTGCTCAAAGACATCTATTCCCGTCAGGAAGACCTCGAGCTGGTCGGCATCCATTCCCATATCGGCTCGCAGATCCACGATGCCAACGCCTTCATCGAGGCCGCGCGCCGCATGATGCTCTTGCGCAAGACCTTCTACGCCACTGACGCCTGCACCATGCCCGAGGTCGACTTGGGCGGCGGCTATTCCGTGGCCTACACCGACGCCGAGGATTCCATGGACATCGACGCCGAACTCGGCCGCCTCGCCCAAGCCGTCACGTCCATCAACAAGGCGCTCGGCATGCCGGCTCCGGTCATTTCCTTCGAACCCGGTCGCTGGATCGTCGCGCCCGCTGGTGTCACGCTGTATCGTGTAGGCACCATCAAGCACGTCGCGCTGCCGAAGGGGACGAAAGATGAAGCCGGCAATCCGATTGACGAGCGCACGTACGTTTCGGTAGACGGCGGCATGAGCGACAACATCCGTCCGGCGCTCTACGGTGCGGATTATACGGCTCTGCTTGCCAATCGCGATTGCGGCGGCGCAAAAGACGAAAACGGCAATCTCAAGGATTCCATGCTCGCCCGTGTGGTTGGCATGCACTGCGAATCCGGCGACATCCTCGTGAAAGAATGCCACCTGCCCCGAGACCTCAAGCGTGGCGACATCCTCGCCATCCCCGTCACCGGCGCTTATGGCCGCACGATGGCCAGCAACTACAACCAGGCCTTGATTCCCGCCGTCGTCGCCGTCAGCGGCAAAGACGCGCACCTCATGCTTCGCCGCCAAACGATCGATGACCTGCTCGCCCTTGATGTGAGCTGA
- a CDS encoding GNAT family N-acetyltransferase, with amino-acid sequence MADEGIKFTDEKCFTRDQVEHLFLSVDWVSGKYPERLYKALMGSSTVFSAWDGDRLVGLVRVLDDTSMMAYMHYVLVDPEYQGRGIAGHMVEMVKQRYADYFYIEVMPEESKNATFYQKHGFEIMPDGVAMQICNG; translated from the coding sequence ATGGCCGACGAAGGCATCAAATTCACGGACGAAAAATGTTTCACGCGCGATCAGGTTGAGCATCTCTTTCTTTCCGTCGACTGGGTCTCAGGAAAATACCCGGAACGCTTGTACAAGGCTCTGATGGGTTCTTCGACGGTCTTTTCCGCTTGGGACGGCGACAGGCTTGTCGGACTGGTTCGCGTGCTTGACGATACTTCGATGATGGCCTATATGCATTACGTATTGGTCGACCCCGAATACCAAGGACGGGGAATTGCCGGCCATATGGTCGAGATGGTCAAACAGCGTTACGCCGATTATTTCTACATCGAAGTCATGCCCGAAGAAAGCAAAAACGCGACGTTTTACCAAAAGCATGGGTTCGAGATCATGCCGGACGGCGTTGCCATGCAGATTTGCAATGGGTGA
- the argS gene encoding arginine--tRNA ligase, whose translation MTHSKLWNMNPEALSELISDIAHELVSAGNAGELTVDLIPSVDRLAVMRPKDRAHGDWSSNVAMQLAKKAGMKPRDLAEAFAAKLRDADGIAAVEVAGPGFINITLDSASAAAVVSRILEQSVEMEPVDKGVEVWKGKDSDTEVAGTETEAKTVHSTKFGLNDHLGGKTLNLEFVSANPTGPIHIGGVRWAATGDSMARVLEANGAKVVREYYFNDHGEQINRFAKSLVAAAHGEETPSDGYKGTYINEIADRVIAEAKADGIDVLNLPRVDGGKDKDGNDLGEGDSEQREEFRKRAVPMMFAEIQQSMKDFRVNFDVWFHENSLYQDGAVKEAIAKLREQGDIYEKDGATWFASTKHGDDKDRVIIKSNGEYAYFAADIAYYYNKRHRAGSPSAPADIAIYMLGADHHGYIGRMMAMCAAFGDKPGENMQILIGQMVNVMKDGKAVRMSKRAGNVVTIDDLVEAVGVDAARYSLARTDYNTSVDIDLDVLASHTNENPVYYVQYAHARSCNVDRNAEAAKIDANAADLSLLDTPADGEVLGALAQWPSVVSDAGDLRAPHKIAHYLEALAGTYHKWYNLERVVPMDLTDLEAREKDAAKLEAVRVAKNPEPARAAARLQLNDAVQRVIASGLAMLGVTAPDKM comes from the coding sequence ATGACGCACAGTAAACTGTGGAACATGAATCCTGAAGCGTTAAGTGAACTTATTTCTGATATTGCACATGAGCTGGTTTCGGCGGGGAACGCCGGCGAGCTGACCGTTGATTTGATTCCGTCGGTTGACAGACTGGCGGTGATGCGGCCGAAAGATCGCGCGCACGGCGACTGGTCGTCGAATGTGGCGATGCAGCTGGCCAAAAAAGCAGGCATGAAGCCACGCGATTTGGCTGAAGCATTTGCCGCGAAATTGCGGGACGCCGATGGTATTGCAGCCGTGGAAGTGGCGGGTCCCGGGTTCATCAATATCACGCTTGATTCCGCTTCGGCGGCTGCCGTGGTTTCGCGGATTCTTGAGCAGAGCGTTGAGATGGAACCCGTCGATAAGGGTGTCGAGGTCTGGAAGGGCAAGGACAGCGATACTGAAGTTGCTGGAACTGAGACTGAAGCGAAAACCGTTCATTCCACGAAATTCGGCCTGAACGATCACTTGGGGGGCAAAACCCTCAACCTCGAATTCGTCTCGGCCAACCCGACTGGCCCCATCCACATCGGTGGCGTGCGTTGGGCGGCGACCGGCGATTCCATGGCCCGCGTGCTCGAAGCCAACGGCGCCAAGGTCGTGCGCGAATACTACTTCAATGACCATGGCGAGCAGATCAACCGTTTCGCCAAGTCGCTTGTCGCTGCTGCCCATGGCGAGGAAACCCCATCCGATGGCTACAAAGGCACGTATATCAACGAAATTGCCGATCGTGTGATTGCCGAAGCCAAGGCCGACGGCATTGACGTGCTGAACCTGCCGCGCGTCGATGGCGGCAAAGACAAGGACGGGAACGATCTCGGCGAGGGCGATTCCGAACAGCGCGAAGAGTTCCGCAAGCGCGCGGTGCCGATGATGTTCGCCGAAATCCAGCAGTCCATGAAGGATTTCCGCGTCAACTTCGACGTGTGGTTCCACGAGAACAGCCTGTATCAGGACGGTGCCGTCAAAGAGGCCATCGCCAAGCTGCGCGAGCAGGGCGACATCTACGAGAAGGACGGGGCCACCTGGTTCGCCTCCACCAAGCACGGCGACGACAAGGACCGCGTCATCATCAAGTCCAACGGTGAGTATGCCTACTTTGCCGCCGATATCGCCTACTACTACAACAAGCGTCACCGCGCGGGCTCGCCTTCCGCACCTGCCGACATCGCGATTTACATGCTCGGCGCCGACCACCACGGCTACATCGGCCGCATGATGGCGATGTGCGCCGCGTTCGGCGACAAGCCCGGCGAGAACATGCAGATTCTCATCGGCCAGATGGTCAACGTGATGAAGGACGGCAAGGCCGTGCGCATGTCCAAGCGCGCCGGCAACGTCGTTACCATTGATGATTTGGTGGAGGCCGTCGGCGTGGACGCCGCGCGTTATTCGCTCGCGCGCACCGACTACAACACCAGCGTCGACATCGACCTTGACGTGCTCGCTTCACACACCAACGAGAACCCTGTGTATTACGTACAGTATGCGCATGCCCGCAGCTGCAACGTCGACCGTAACGCCGAAGCCGCAAAGATTGACGCGAATGCCGCCGATCTGTCGCTGCTCGATACTCCTGCCGACGGCGAAGTACTTGGCGCACTGGCCCAGTGGCCGTCCGTTGTCTCGGACGCTGGCGACCTGCGTGCTCCGCACAAGATCGCGCATTATCTCGAGGCGCTGGCCGGCACGTACCACAAGTGGTACAACCTCGAACGCGTTGTCCCGATGGATCTGACGGACCTTGAGGCCCGCGAAAAAGACGCCGCGAAACTCGAGGCCGTGCGCGTCGCCAAGAACCCGGAGCCGGCTCGTGCCGCAGCCCGTCTGCAGTTGAACGATGCCGTGCAGCGTGTCATCGCCTCCGGTCTTGCGATGCTTGGCGTGACTGCACCCGACAAGATGTAA